One stretch of Longimicrobiaceae bacterium DNA includes these proteins:
- a CDS encoding helix-turn-helix transcriptional regulator has product MTISLDDLRRLRRARDRMDREYARPLDVASLARTALMSPGHFSRQFRIAYGESPYSYLMTRRIERAMALLRCTHLSVTEICFAVGCSSLGTFSTRFTELVGMSPSTYRRQAPREVGEILPCVARKVTRPIRNREARETQPA; this is encoded by the coding sequence ATGACCATCAGCCTCGACGACCTGCGTCGGCTGCGCCGCGCCCGCGACCGGATGGACCGCGAGTACGCGCGGCCGCTCGACGTCGCCTCGCTCGCGCGGACAGCCCTGATGTCGCCCGGGCACTTCAGCCGCCAGTTCCGCATTGCGTACGGCGAGTCACCGTACAGCTACCTCATGACCCGCCGCATCGAACGGGCGATGGCGCTGCTACGCTGCACCCACCTCAGCGTGACCGAGATCTGCTTCGCGGTCGGCTGCTCGTCGCTGGGCACGTTCAGCACCCGCTTCACCGAGCTGGTGGGAATGTCACCCAGCACCTATCGCCGTCAGGCCCCGCGCGAGGTAGGCGAGATCTTGCCGTGCGTTGCCAGGAAGGTGACGAGACCGATCAGGAATCGAGAAGCGCGAGAGACCCAACCGGCGTAG
- the rph gene encoding rifamycin-inactivating phosphotransferase has protein sequence MPPYVLGFDEVDRSQIALVGGKGAHLGELARIDGVRVPPGFCVTTEAYRCFVARSPAIRERVERLASLDADDPEQVRALSTEIRRSIEGAPIPDEVAEEITRGLGALGKGVACAVRSSATAEDLPTASFAGQQDTYLNVVGSTAIVDHVRRCWASLFTDRAVAYRLKNGVDPRSVHMAAVVQRMVVPEASGVLFTADPLSGNRKVASVEAIFGLGEALVSGRVNADVFKVRDGTVTDRSIGSKRVALQPSPEGGTRPVEVPPARREQPALTEEQVLRLVALGRRVEVHFGTPQDIEWCLAEDEFHIVQSRPITTLFPVPATPDGENRVYISVGHQQMMTDPIKPLGISFWQLTAGRPMHEAGARLFVDVTALVASPGSRDGFLQMMGRSDPLMRDALQTLLDRGDFIRELPAGAPVASPAVAPAQPTETDPSLVDELIARTEASVAALRREISEKAGAELIEFILEDIQELRRILQSPESHQAVMIGIEAAWWLNEKLEEWLGERGAADTLSQSVRNNVTSEMGLALLDVADAIRPCAEVVARLERVDGGDDFLNALPRVRGGREARDAIRRWLDRYGMRCTGEIDITRPRWSERPATLVPLILSHLRSFAPGESRRRFERGLQEARQKAQEVIERLRAQPDGERKAAEAGRMIDRLRSFIGYREYPKYGMICRYSIYRQALLEEAGRLVEAGVLGEKEDIYYLTAQELLEVARTQRADARLIARRKDEFRAAQILNPPRVLTSEGEVITGAYRREGMPAGALVGLPVSAGIVEGRARVVVDMAGAELEPGDILVTAYTDPSWTPLFLAVAGLVTEVGGLMTHGAVIAREYGLPAVVGVERATERIRDGQRIRVHGTEGYVEILD, from the coding sequence ATGCCCCCTTACGTCCTGGGATTTGACGAGGTCGATCGCTCACAGATCGCGCTGGTGGGAGGCAAGGGAGCGCACCTCGGGGAGCTCGCGCGAATCGACGGCGTCCGCGTGCCGCCGGGGTTCTGCGTGACGACGGAGGCGTATCGCTGCTTCGTGGCGCGCAGTCCGGCTATCCGCGAGCGGGTCGAGCGGCTGGCTTCTCTCGACGCCGACGACCCGGAGCAGGTTCGCGCGCTGAGTACGGAGATCCGCCGGTCGATCGAAGGGGCGCCGATCCCCGACGAGGTGGCGGAGGAGATCACCCGCGGGCTTGGCGCGCTGGGTAAGGGCGTCGCCTGCGCGGTCCGCTCCAGCGCCACCGCAGAGGACCTGCCGACGGCCTCCTTCGCCGGCCAGCAGGACACCTACCTGAACGTGGTGGGGTCCACGGCAATCGTCGATCACGTTCGCCGATGCTGGGCTTCGCTCTTTACCGACCGAGCCGTCGCCTACCGCCTGAAGAACGGCGTCGACCCCCGGAGCGTCCACATGGCCGCGGTCGTCCAGCGGATGGTCGTTCCCGAGGCCTCGGGAGTGCTCTTCACGGCCGATCCCCTCAGCGGCAACCGCAAGGTGGCCTCGGTGGAAGCCATCTTCGGGCTGGGAGAGGCGCTGGTCTCCGGTCGGGTCAATGCGGACGTCTTCAAGGTGCGCGACGGCACGGTCACGGACCGCTCGATCGGCAGCAAGCGGGTCGCGCTGCAACCCTCTCCAGAGGGCGGAACACGGCCGGTCGAAGTCCCTCCTGCCAGGCGGGAGCAGCCGGCGCTGACAGAGGAGCAGGTTCTGCGGCTCGTCGCCCTCGGCCGGCGGGTCGAGGTGCATTTCGGCACCCCGCAGGACATCGAGTGGTGCCTGGCGGAGGACGAGTTCCACATCGTCCAGAGCCGACCGATTACCACCTTGTTCCCTGTCCCGGCGACCCCCGACGGGGAGAACCGCGTCTACATCTCCGTCGGTCATCAGCAGATGATGACCGACCCCATCAAGCCGCTCGGCATCTCCTTCTGGCAGCTCACTGCCGGGCGCCCGATGCACGAGGCGGGCGCCCGGCTCTTCGTGGACGTGACCGCGCTGGTGGCTTCGCCGGGGAGCCGTGACGGGTTCCTGCAGATGATGGGTCGCTCCGACCCGCTGATGCGCGACGCGTTGCAGACCCTGCTCGACCGCGGGGATTTCATCCGAGAGCTGCCGGCGGGGGCGCCAGTCGCCTCACCAGCGGTTGCCCCGGCGCAGCCGACCGAGACGGATCCCTCCCTGGTGGACGAGCTGATCGCGCGCACCGAAGCTTCCGTGGCCGCACTACGACGCGAGATCAGCGAGAAGGCCGGGGCGGAGCTGATCGAGTTCATCCTGGAGGACATCCAGGAGCTGCGTCGGATCCTCCAGAGCCCGGAGAGCCATCAGGCGGTCATGATCGGGATCGAGGCCGCCTGGTGGCTGAACGAGAAGCTGGAGGAATGGCTGGGGGAGAGGGGCGCGGCCGACACGCTCTCGCAATCGGTTCGGAATAACGTCACCTCCGAGATGGGACTCGCGCTCCTGGACGTGGCCGACGCGATCCGGCCCTGCGCGGAGGTGGTGGCTCGGCTCGAGCGGGTCGACGGCGGGGATGACTTCCTCAACGCGCTACCCCGCGTGAGGGGCGGGAGGGAAGCGCGCGACGCCATCCGGCGCTGGCTCGACCGCTACGGCATGCGCTGCACCGGGGAGATCGACATCACCCGGCCGCGCTGGAGCGAGCGCCCGGCGACACTGGTGCCGCTGATCCTCTCCCACCTGAGGAGCTTCGCGCCCGGAGAGAGCAGGCGTCGCTTCGAACGGGGGCTGCAGGAGGCGAGGCAGAAGGCGCAGGAGGTGATCGAGCGGCTCCGCGCCCAGCCCGACGGCGAGCGCAAGGCCGCAGAGGCCGGGCGGATGATCGACCGGCTGCGCAGCTTCATCGGCTACCGCGAGTACCCGAAGTACGGCATGATCTGCCGCTACTCCATCTACCGGCAGGCGCTGCTGGAAGAGGCCGGACGTCTGGTGGAAGCCGGGGTGCTGGGCGAGAAGGAGGACATCTACTATCTCACCGCGCAGGAGCTGCTCGAGGTCGCCCGGACGCAGCGAGCCGACGCCAGACTCATTGCCCGGAGAAAGGATGAGTTCAGGGCCGCCCAGATTCTCAATCCCCCGCGGGTGCTCACCTCGGAGGGGGAGGTAATTACCGGCGCGTATCGGCGCGAGGGTATGCCCGCGGGAGCGCTGGTCGGTCTGCCGGTTTCCGCTGGAATCGTCGAGGGTCGGGCGCGGGTCGTCGTTGACATGGCCGGGGCGGAGCTGGAGCCGGGCGACATCCTGGTGACCGCCTACACCGATCCGAGCTGGACCCCCCTGTTCCTCGCCGTCGCTGGGCTGGTCACCGAGGTGGGAGGGTTGATGACGCATGGCGCGGTGATCGCCCGCGAGTATGGCCTGCCGGCTGTGGTCGGCGTGGAGCGTGCCACGGAGCGAATCCGGGATGGACAGCGCATCCGCGTGCACGGCACGGAAGGGTACGTGGAGATTCTGGACTGA
- a CDS encoding HAMP domain-containing sensor histidine kinase: MTRQSPPSRQPARSGVEERAWLPRAAFAFVVLALVALAVTPNLLLRRVSHAMDELVTTLLPTNEALSDLAFAMEERVTASRSRFVSRDPRYDARLEAAKEAEREALQVLAELAPRIGNSTEQRFAAIRRYMARRDSIEAEVVAQGEDPEAYRAALPRFDAIRDSILVELTGFRRELIREAQGRAAEEVRWAARQRAVSVLIGVLAILAALMVGWFAVRERQFRERIQKALEEANRQRALAERRGTELERAAEARARLLRGVTHDVKNPLGAAKGYAELLEMGVKGPLLPEQVPLVKGLSRSVDSALAILTDLLDLARVDSGGLGVNRVAVDLDAVVRDALEAHRAAAENAGHTLEFKAAGQLPTLYTDPARVDQILGNLLSNAIKYTPRPGCITVRVGARSREQETDPRAWVTVEVIDTGPGIPPEHREAIFDEFTRFANHGHEGHGLGLAIARRVARLLGGDLTVEDAPGGGACFILWLPARQEDSRGDLAGAARETQAGARETITNYELRITNDQF, encoded by the coding sequence ATGACCAGGCAATCACCACCCTCCCGACAGCCGGCCAGGTCGGGGGTCGAGGAGCGGGCATGGCTGCCGAGAGCGGCTTTCGCTTTCGTGGTCCTGGCTCTCGTGGCGCTGGCCGTCACTCCCAACCTGCTACTTCGCAGGGTCTCGCACGCGATGGACGAGCTGGTGACCACCCTGCTTCCCACCAACGAGGCGCTGAGCGACCTTGCCTTCGCGATGGAGGAGCGGGTTACCGCCTCGCGCAGTCGCTTCGTGAGCCGGGATCCCCGCTACGATGCCCGTCTCGAGGCCGCCAAGGAGGCGGAGCGGGAGGCGCTGCAGGTGCTGGCAGAGCTGGCGCCGCGCATAGGCAACTCCACCGAGCAGCGTTTCGCGGCGATCCGGCGGTACATGGCGCGCCGGGATTCGATTGAAGCCGAGGTGGTCGCGCAGGGAGAGGATCCGGAAGCGTACCGGGCTGCGCTCCCCCGCTTCGATGCGATCCGCGACTCCATCCTCGTCGAGCTCACCGGATTCCGCCGCGAGCTGATACGCGAGGCGCAAGGCCGGGCGGCCGAGGAGGTGCGGTGGGCGGCAAGGCAACGGGCAGTCTCGGTATTGATTGGAGTGCTGGCGATCCTGGCGGCCCTCATGGTGGGGTGGTTCGCGGTGAGGGAGCGGCAGTTCCGCGAGCGGATCCAGAAGGCGCTGGAGGAGGCGAATCGACAGCGGGCGCTGGCCGAACGGCGGGGGACCGAGCTCGAACGGGCCGCGGAAGCGCGGGCGCGGTTGCTCCGCGGGGTCACGCACGACGTGAAGAATCCGCTCGGCGCCGCGAAAGGTTACGCGGAGCTGCTCGAGATGGGCGTGAAGGGCCCCTTGCTGCCGGAGCAGGTGCCGCTGGTCAAGGGCTTGAGCCGCTCGGTGGACAGCGCGCTGGCCATCCTCACTGATCTGCTGGATCTGGCGCGGGTCGACAGCGGCGGGCTGGGCGTGAACCGCGTGGCCGTCGACCTCGATGCGGTGGTCAGAGACGCCCTGGAAGCGCATCGGGCGGCCGCCGAGAATGCGGGGCATACGCTCGAGTTCAAGGCGGCTGGCCAGCTGCCCACGCTCTACACCGATCCGGCCCGGGTCGACCAGATCCTGGGAAACCTGCTCTCCAACGCGATCAAGTACACGCCTCGCCCCGGGTGCATCACCGTCCGCGTTGGAGCGCGTAGCCGGGAGCAGGAGACGGACCCGAGGGCCTGGGTCACCGTCGAGGTAATCGATACGGGACCGGGCATTCCGCCCGAGCATCGCGAGGCCATCTTCGACGAGTTCACCCGCTTCGCGAACCATGGCCACGAGGGACATGGCCTGGGACTGGCGATCGCCCGCCGCGTCGCCCGCCTGCTGGGCGGCGACCTCACCGTAGAGGACGCGCCGGGGGGCGGGGCCTGCTTCATCCTGTGGCTGCCGGCGCGACAGGAAGACAGCCGCGGCGATCTTGCCGGAGCGGCGCGGGAGACCCAGGCCGGGGCGAGAGAGACAATTACGAATTACGAACTACGAATTACCAACGATCAATTTTGA
- a CDS encoding VOC family protein, whose translation MDLKIHATFLPHDDPDAALTFYRDVLEFEVRNDVGYDGMRWITVGPPGQPEVNIVLHPPGADPGITDQERQTIAEMMAKGTYASLVLATPNLDATFEQLQARGAEVIQEPMDQPWGMRDCAFRDPAGNHIRINEVR comes from the coding sequence ATGGACCTCAAGATTCACGCGACCTTTCTCCCGCACGACGACCCGGACGCGGCCCTTACTTTCTACCGGGACGTCCTGGAGTTCGAGGTGCGCAACGACGTGGGCTACGACGGGATGCGCTGGATCACCGTCGGGCCGCCAGGCCAGCCCGAGGTCAACATCGTCCTACACCCACCCGGGGCCGATCCCGGCATCACCGACCAGGAGCGTCAGACGATCGCCGAGATGATGGCTAAGGGAACGTATGCCTCCCTTGTCCTGGCCACCCCGAACCTCGACGCCACCTTCGAGCAGCTGCAGGCGCGCGGGGCGGAAGTGATCCAGGAACCGATGGATCAGCCGTGGGGGATGCGCGATTGCGCCTTCCGCGACCCGGCGGGCAACCATATTCGGATCAACGAGGTCCGCTGA
- the egtB gene encoding ergothioneine biosynthesis protein EgtB, with the protein MATTEVSLSGPELSSPASSDAAAGDPSSAYAEVRRFTERLTEGLAPEDMVVQSMPDVSPTKWHLAHTSWFFERFVLMEHLPGYTPLHEMYLYLFNSYYHQAGERHCRDQRGYISRPTVAEVMAYRRHVDEAMSRLLERLDELDRSAIEPLVTLGLHHEQQHQELMLTDIKHVFAVNPLRPAYVADPPATPRGSTRPLGWVAFEGGLFEIGHGGDGFAYDNEGPRHRQFLQPFELADRLVTCGEYLEFMEDGGYRRPELWLSLGWATVQEKRWTEPFYWERRDGKWMIFTLAGMREVVPEEPVCHLSYFEADAYARWAGARLPTEAEWEVAAASLPIEGNLVDEGWFHPCAAPDGEGLRQMYGDVWEWTASPYAPYPGFRPAPGAVGEYNGKFMCNQYLLRGGSCATSRSHIRPTYRNFFPPDATWQFTGVRLARDVERREVN; encoded by the coding sequence ATGGCAACGACGGAAGTGAGCCTGTCCGGACCGGAACTGAGCAGTCCCGCATCGTCCGATGCGGCCGCGGGGGACCCTTCGAGTGCGTACGCGGAGGTTCGGAGGTTTACTGAGCGTTTGACGGAGGGGCTGGCGCCTGAAGACATGGTCGTGCAGTCGATGCCCGACGTGAGCCCCACCAAGTGGCACCTGGCGCACACCAGCTGGTTCTTCGAGCGATTCGTGCTGATGGAGCACCTGCCCGGCTACACGCCGCTCCACGAGATGTACCTCTATCTCTTCAACTCCTACTATCACCAGGCCGGCGAGCGGCACTGCCGCGACCAGCGCGGCTACATCTCCCGTCCGACGGTTGCCGAGGTCATGGCGTATCGGCGCCACGTCGACGAAGCGATGTCGCGTCTGCTGGAGCGGCTGGACGAGCTGGATCGTTCGGCGATCGAGCCGCTCGTCACCCTGGGTCTGCACCATGAGCAGCAGCACCAGGAGCTGATGCTGACGGACATCAAGCACGTGTTCGCGGTCAACCCCTTGCGGCCGGCATATGTCGCCGACCCGCCGGCGACGCCGCGAGGGTCGACTCGACCGCTCGGGTGGGTCGCCTTCGAGGGCGGGCTGTTCGAGATCGGCCACGGGGGTGATGGCTTTGCCTACGACAACGAGGGGCCACGGCATCGCCAGTTCCTGCAGCCCTTCGAGCTGGCGGACCGGCTGGTGACCTGCGGGGAGTACCTGGAGTTCATGGAGGACGGCGGCTACCGCAGGCCGGAGCTCTGGCTCTCGCTCGGGTGGGCCACAGTGCAGGAGAAGAGGTGGACGGAGCCCTTCTACTGGGAGCGGCGGGATGGCAAGTGGATGATCTTCACCCTGGCGGGGATGCGCGAGGTCGTCCCGGAAGAGCCGGTCTGTCACCTGAGCTACTTCGAGGCCGATGCCTACGCTCGCTGGGCCGGCGCCAGGCTCCCTACCGAGGCCGAGTGGGAGGTCGCGGCCGCTTCGCTGCCCATCGAGGGCAACCTTGTGGACGAGGGGTGGTTCCACCCCTGCGCGGCTCCGGACGGGGAAGGATTGCGGCAGATGTACGGCGACGTGTGGGAGTGGACGGCGAGCCCGTATGCGCCCTACCCGGGCTTCAGGCCTGCGCCCGGGGCAGTCGGCGAGTACAACGGCAAGTTCATGTGCAACCAGTACCTGCTGCGCGGCGGGAGCTGCGCCACCTCTCGCAGCCATATTCGTCCGACCTACCGCAACTTCTTCCCGCCCGACGCCACCTGGCAGTTCACCGGCGTGCGGCTGGCGCGCGACGTCGAGCGGAGGGAGGTCAACTGA
- the egtD gene encoding L-histidine N(alpha)-methyltransferase: MRGREEEKLLAEIREGLSRPQKELPSKLFYDERGSELFEEITRLPEYYLTRTEQALLEEHVPRWVDALRPRSLVELGAGSAAKTRVILDAIRAYDHGTYVPVDISADFLERTATELREEYPGLEVVPVASDFTRELALPESLPRPLLLTFLGSTIGNFPDREAAELLSRVRALLRPGDRFLLGVDLRKNVAELEAAYDDAQGITAEFNRNVLRVLNERFGADFDMEAFKHRAVYNRDEHRIEMHLVSMRPQIVRIPGEGEFELREGESIRTEISNKYDRASVARLFEAAGLRMVEWCSDDEERFAIVLAGI; encoded by the coding sequence ATGCGCGGACGGGAGGAGGAGAAGCTGCTCGCGGAGATCCGGGAGGGCCTGTCGCGTCCGCAGAAGGAGCTGCCGAGCAAGCTCTTCTACGACGAGCGCGGCTCGGAGCTCTTCGAGGAGATCACGCGGCTCCCGGAGTACTACCTCACCCGCACGGAACAGGCGCTGCTCGAAGAGCACGTGCCCCGCTGGGTCGACGCCCTGCGCCCCCGCTCGCTGGTCGAGCTGGGAGCCGGCAGCGCGGCGAAGACGCGCGTCATTCTGGATGCGATCCGCGCCTACGACCATGGGACCTACGTGCCGGTCGACATCAGTGCCGACTTCCTGGAGCGGACAGCGACGGAGCTGCGCGAGGAATATCCGGGGCTGGAGGTCGTGCCGGTGGCCTCCGATTTCACCCGCGAGCTGGCGCTGCCCGAGTCGCTCCCCCGGCCGCTGCTGCTCACCTTTCTGGGGAGCACGATCGGGAACTTCCCCGACCGCGAGGCCGCGGAGCTGCTGAGCCGGGTTCGTGCACTGTTGCGGCCTGGTGATCGGTTTCTACTCGGTGTGGATCTGCGCAAGAATGTGGCGGAGCTGGAGGCGGCCTACGACGATGCGCAGGGGATCACCGCCGAGTTCAATCGGAATGTGCTGCGGGTGCTGAATGAGCGGTTCGGAGCGGATTTCGATATGGAGGCTTTCAAGCATCGCGCCGTGTACAATCGCGACGAGCACCGCATCGAGATGCACCTCGTTTCGATGCGTCCGCAGATCGTGCGCATTCCCGGCGAGGGGGAGTTCGAGCTGCGCGAGGGAGAGTCCATACGGACGGAGATCTCGAACAAATATGATCGTGCGAGTGTGGCGCGATTGTTCGAGGCTGCGGGTTTGAGGATGGTCGAGTGGTGCTCGGATGATGAGGAGCGGTTTGCGATTGTGTTGGCGGGGATATGA
- a CDS encoding DUF5996 family protein: MQAWPPLPLQDWRDTYGTLHRMTQVVGKIRLACAPPVNHWWHVPLYVTARGLTTSAMPHGTGTFQIDFDFIDHVLRIQECNGAQRVIGLRSMPIAEFYRMVMAALSSLDLPVRIWTKPVEIEDPIPFEQDLRHSTYDPAAAHRFWQALRQADRVLNAFRSDFLGKSSPVHFFWGSFDLALTRFSGLEAPEHPGGIPNLADWVTRESYSRECSSCGFWPGSGPVQEAAFYAYAYPEPAGYSQYPIRTEQAYYSQEMREYILPYEAVRTAPDPDARLLEFLHSTYEAAAELGGWDRARLERRNPRAAETKVPREPAFPRHAEEG, encoded by the coding sequence ATGCAAGCCTGGCCGCCTCTCCCGCTCCAGGACTGGCGTGACACCTATGGCACGCTGCACCGGATGACGCAGGTGGTGGGCAAAATTCGCCTGGCCTGCGCTCCACCGGTCAACCACTGGTGGCACGTACCCCTCTACGTGACCGCTCGCGGCCTCACCACCAGCGCGATGCCGCACGGGACGGGCACCTTCCAGATCGACTTCGACTTCATCGATCACGTTCTTCGCATTCAGGAGTGCAACGGGGCCCAGCGGGTGATCGGGCTGCGATCGATGCCCATCGCCGAGTTCTACCGGATGGTGATGGCCGCACTGAGCTCGCTCGACCTTCCGGTGCGGATCTGGACGAAGCCGGTGGAGATCGAGGATCCCATCCCCTTCGAGCAGGATCTCCGGCATTCCACATATGACCCTGCTGCCGCGCACCGCTTCTGGCAGGCCCTCCGCCAGGCGGATCGGGTGCTGAATGCCTTCCGGTCCGACTTCCTCGGGAAGAGCAGCCCGGTGCACTTCTTCTGGGGGAGCTTCGATCTCGCACTCACCCGCTTCTCCGGGCTCGAGGCGCCAGAGCATCCCGGGGGGATCCCGAACCTGGCGGACTGGGTGACGCGCGAATCGTATTCGCGAGAGTGCAGCAGCTGCGGGTTCTGGCCGGGTAGCGGTCCGGTGCAGGAGGCCGCCTTCTATGCATACGCGTACCCCGAGCCTGCGGGCTACTCCCAGTACCCGATCCGGACGGAGCAAGCGTACTACAGCCAGGAGATGCGGGAGTATATCCTCCCATACGAGGCAGTCCGCACGGCGCCGGACCCCGATGCCAGGCTGCTCGAGTTCCTGCACAGCACCTACGAAGCCGCGGCGGAGCTCGGAGGCTGGGATCGAGCAAGGTTGGAGCGGCGAAATCCCCGCGCTGCCGAAACGAAAGTCCCGCGCGAACCTGCATTCCCAAGACATGCTGAGGAGGGTTGA
- a CDS encoding MerR family transcriptional regulator: MEWSIREIAALAGTTSRTLRHYDAIGLLHPSRIGANGYRYYDEEALVRLQRILLLRQLGMGLDAIAKVLEGGRDHVQALARHLEELRRERRRLDDLIRSVETTIRKLKQGEPLMPEEMLNGFDPAKYRDEVIERWGREAYEQGDRWWRGMTSEERAAWTANTTALQEDWRRLAASGVDPAGEQAQSVARRHAQWLTGIPGTPAAGKGPSKEYFLGLAEMYVADERFARSYGGGEGATFVREAMRIYAERNL, encoded by the coding sequence ATGGAATGGTCGATCCGGGAGATCGCGGCGCTGGCGGGCACGACCTCCCGGACGCTCCGCCACTACGACGCGATCGGCCTGCTCCATCCCAGCCGCATCGGGGCGAACGGCTATCGCTACTACGACGAGGAAGCGCTCGTGCGACTGCAGCGGATCCTCCTGCTGCGCCAGCTGGGGATGGGCCTCGATGCCATCGCCAAGGTGCTCGAGGGGGGACGCGATCACGTGCAGGCCCTCGCGCGCCACCTGGAAGAGCTGCGTCGGGAGCGCCGACGGCTGGACGACCTCATCCGCAGCGTCGAGACCACCATCCGCAAGCTGAAACAGGGAGAGCCTCTCATGCCGGAGGAGATGCTGAACGGCTTCGACCCCGCGAAGTACCGCGACGAGGTCATCGAGCGCTGGGGCCGCGAAGCATACGAGCAGGGCGACCGCTGGTGGCGTGGAATGACCAGCGAGGAGCGCGCTGCCTGGACCGCGAACACGACGGCGCTCCAGGAGGACTGGAGGCGTCTGGCGGCGAGCGGGGTGGACCCCGCCGGCGAGCAGGCTCAGTCGGTCGCCCGGCGGCACGCGCAATGGCTGACCGGGATCCCGGGCACGCCGGCCGCGGGGAAGGGCCCCTCGAAGGAGTACTTCCTCGGCCTGGCCGAGATGTACGTAGCCGACGAGCGCTTTGCCCGGAGCTACGGCGGTGGCGAAGGGGCGACCTTCGTCCGCGAAGCGATGCGCATCTACGCGGAGCGGAACCTCTAG
- a CDS encoding UBP-type zinc finger domain-containing protein yields the protein MAPEGCPHFAAIATVRTPQRHECEECVKIGSSWVHLRICQTCGATLCCDSSPNRHASKHAREQQHPVVASAEPGERWLYCYPDDVYGEY from the coding sequence ATGGCGCCCGAAGGTTGCCCCCATTTCGCCGCCATCGCCACCGTTCGGACGCCTCAGCGACACGAATGCGAGGAGTGCGTGAAGATCGGGTCCAGTTGGGTGCACCTGCGGATCTGTCAAACGTGCGGCGCGACGCTATGCTGCGACAGTTCGCCCAACCGCCACGCGAGCAAGCACGCCCGCGAGCAGCAGCATCCCGTCGTCGCCTCAGCGGAGCCCGGCGAACGCTGGCTGTACTGCTATCCCGACGACGTCTACGGCGAGTACTGA